A section of the Ignavibacteriota bacterium genome encodes:
- a CDS encoding RNA polymerase sigma factor yields the protein MTPLDTETQMDVTRFGLETDEELFQHVRSGGGEEAFHLLYQRHAPGIFAYCIRMLGSRDDAKDVFQECFIRLYRKALTAEAAVRVAPYLYTIARNRCLTALRDRKHTVPAEEYTFGVEDTALERTERAELVRLAIELLPLEFREPLILRQYNDLPYADIAEILGIPISTVKIRLYRAKEKLRTILAPYFTEN from the coding sequence ATGACACCGCTGGATACTGAAACGCAGATGGATGTGACACGATTCGGCCTGGAAACGGACGAAGAACTGTTCCAACACGTGCGCTCGGGCGGCGGAGAGGAGGCGTTTCACCTGCTGTATCAGCGGCATGCGCCCGGGATCTTTGCCTACTGCATCCGCATGCTGGGCAGCCGCGACGACGCGAAGGATGTGTTTCAGGAGTGTTTCATCCGCTTGTACCGCAAGGCGCTCACGGCGGAGGCCGCGGTGCGTGTTGCACCATATCTCTACACCATCGCCCGCAACCGCTGCCTGACGGCGCTGCGCGATCGTAAACACACGGTCCCGGCCGAGGAGTATACGTTTGGTGTGGAGGACACGGCGCTCGAGAGAACGGAACGCGCGGAACTCGTGCGCCTCGCCATAGAACTGCTTCCGCTCGAGTTCAGGGAACCGCTGATACTGCGGCAGTACAATGATCTCCCCTATGCCGACATCGCCGAAATCCTGGGCATTCCGATTTCGACGGTGAAGATCCGCCTCTATCGGGCGAAGGAAAAACTTCGCACCATCCTCGCGCCTTATTTCACGGAAAACTGA
- a CDS encoding VWA domain-containing protein — protein MKIRIIVPLLLCIIAACTSPIDIDTPRERDVDGIDSLGRARVSVALVFDASGSMLGAGNSAAIAGGLRFVDSLDGSQDEATIFSFTSVIIQRMTMTTDQDSLRGSIYGLPVGGATAVWDAIYTGTNALRASAKNPSRGVIVFSDGADNSSTHTRGEALDFAVQNKVPVFFIYFDTGGQNAADFTAFADSTGGSYLGITNNTQSEAAYLQVLQTLRTRR, from the coding sequence ATGAAGATCCGCATCATTGTCCCTCTGCTTCTGTGTATCATCGCCGCATGTACATCCCCCATCGACATTGACACGCCGCGTGAACGCGATGTGGACGGGATAGATTCGCTCGGTAGGGCGCGCGTGTCGGTCGCCCTGGTCTTCGACGCGAGCGGCAGCATGCTCGGGGCGGGCAACAGCGCCGCGATCGCGGGCGGCCTGCGTTTTGTCGACTCCCTCGACGGGAGCCAGGACGAGGCGACCATTTTCTCGTTCACGTCCGTCATCATTCAGCGGATGACGATGACCACGGATCAGGATTCGCTGCGCGGAAGTATCTACGGATTGCCGGTGGGCGGAGCGACAGCGGTGTGGGATGCGATATACACCGGCACGAACGCACTCCGCGCGTCCGCGAAAAATCCGTCGCGCGGTGTCATCGTCTTTTCCGACGGCGCCGACAACTCCAGCACACACACGCGCGGCGAGGCACTCGATTTCGCCGTACAGAACAAGGTGCCGGTGTTCTTCATCTACTTCGACACGGGCGGACAGAACGCGGCCGACTTCACCGCCTTCGCCGATTCGACCGGAGGCAGCTATCTAGGGATCACGAACAACACACAGTCGGAGGCCGCGTATCTACAGGTCCTCCAGACGTTACGCACGCGGCGCTGA
- a CDS encoding type I restriction-modification system subunit M N-terminal domain-containing protein: MPRTKTKTFAQSTANIGFEAKLWLAADKLRNNMDAAEYKHVVLGLIFLKYISDTFEEHRTKLLAGVGDYAGANPEDPDEYKAENVFWVPAEARWAQLQANAKQPTIGKAVDDAMVAIEIDKVRLKGGNAGHGWAEHFSHHFEQQSMAGFVLANGRMFPNQSGGGDNHRVCNEAYLMDSMIVCLCQLYYGTQIKACLWFLLKTRRTVTKRDLGDRSKHSKLIDARKLGTLIDRVHHVLTEADLYKIISKYHTA; the protein is encoded by the coding sequence ATGCCCCGTACAAAAACCAAGACCTTCGCACAGTCCACCGCCAACATCGGGTTCGAGGCCAAGCTCTGGCTCGCCGCCGACAAGCTGCGGAACAATATGGACGCGGCGGAATACAAACACGTCGTCCTCGGTCTCATCTTCCTCAAGTACATCTCCGACACCTTCGAGGAACACCGCACAAAACTCCTCGCGGGCGTAGGCGACTACGCCGGCGCCAATCCCGAAGATCCCGACGAATACAAAGCCGAGAACGTGTTCTGGGTGCCGGCAGAGGCGCGTTGGGCGCAGCTCCAGGCCAATGCCAAACAGCCCACCATCGGCAAGGCAGTGGACGATGCGATGGTTGCCATCGAGATCGACAAAGTGCGCCTCAAGGGAGGCAATGCGGGGCACGGTTGGGCAGAGCATTTCAGCCATCACTTCGAGCAGCAGAGCATGGCCGGGTTTGTCCTAGCCAACGGCAGAATGTTCCCCAACCAGAGCGGCGGAGGCGACAACCACCGCGTCTGTAACGAGGCCTACCTCATGGATAGTATGATCGTCTGCCTCTGCCAGCTATATTACGGCACGCAGATAAAGGCCTGCTTATGGTTTCTCTTGAAGACCCGAAGAACCGTTACAAAACGCGATCTTGGCGATAGAAGCAAGCACTCCAAGTTGATCGACGCCCGCAAACTCGGGACTCTCATCGACCGCGTACACCACGTGCTGACCGAAGCCGATCTATATAAAATCATAAGCAAATATCATACGGCATGA
- a CDS encoding restriction endonuclease subunit S: MAGEWTTATIEEVAERVSMGPFGSSIKVSTFVENGIPVISGQHLHGSCLEDHEYKFITEEHAQVLKNANVRKGDVVFTHAGNIGQVAYIPPTSKYDRYVISQRQFYMRCNLAKVIPEYIVYFFRSPEGQHKLLANTSQTGVPSIAQPVTYLRTIRIPLPPLAEQKAIASVLGALDDKIKLNRRMNETLEATARALFQSWFVDFDPVRAKLNGSPPSALDAAIAALFPPDFEDTAIGHAPIGWDVKPLSELCQLGRGASPRPINDYMNGEVPWVKIADATSAAGPFLFETREMVKKEGAEKSVAVAPGDLILSNSATCGIPMFVELHGCIHDGWLYFKNLRSISKLYLFHVLIELAEHLVHIADGSVQKNLNTNLVGQQNVLVPPKEIVDAFDAHASVWFAKMRLNSLESRTLATLRDTLLPKLMSGELRIHNADKFLTEVTT, translated from the coding sequence ATGGCGGGTGAGTGGACAACTGCCACGATTGAGGAAGTTGCCGAACGCGTGTCAATGGGCCCGTTCGGCTCTTCTATCAAAGTTTCCACATTTGTTGAAAACGGTATCCCTGTTATCAGCGGGCAACATCTTCACGGCTCGTGCCTCGAAGATCACGAATACAAATTCATCACGGAGGAACATGCCCAAGTGTTGAAGAACGCCAATGTCCGAAAGGGCGATGTGGTTTTCACTCACGCCGGAAACATAGGCCAAGTTGCTTATATTCCTCCAACATCTAAGTACGACCGATACGTGATTTCGCAGCGGCAGTTCTATATGCGCTGCAACCTGGCCAAAGTTATCCCGGAATATATTGTCTATTTTTTCCGCTCACCTGAAGGCCAGCATAAACTCTTGGCGAACACTTCTCAAACCGGTGTTCCCTCGATAGCTCAGCCGGTTACTTATCTGCGTACGATTCGTATCCCACTCCCCCCTCTCGCCGAGCAAAAAGCCATCGCGTCGGTGCTTGGGGCGTTGGACGACAAGATCAAGCTGAACCGACGGATGAACGAGACGCTGGAGGCGACGGCACGGGCGCTGTTCCAGAGCTGGTTCGTGGACTTCGACCCTGTGCGCGCCAAGCTCAACGGCAGCCCCCCTTCCGCCCTCGACGCCGCTATCGCCGCCCTATTCCCCCCAGACTTCGAAGACACCGCCATCGGGCATGCGCCAATTGGTTGGGACGTGAAGCCACTCTCAGAGCTTTGCCAACTCGGGCGTGGTGCTTCGCCGCGACCCATCAACGACTACATGAATGGTGAAGTTCCATGGGTGAAGATTGCAGACGCTACATCCGCTGCTGGTCCATTCCTGTTCGAGACAAGGGAGATGGTCAAAAAGGAGGGAGCTGAGAAGAGCGTCGCAGTCGCCCCAGGTGACCTCATCCTCTCCAACAGCGCTACGTGCGGTATTCCGATGTTCGTCGAATTGCACGGCTGTATTCATGACGGCTGGCTCTACTTCAAGAATCTCCGCTCAATCTCGAAACTCTACCTGTTCCACGTTCTCATCGAGTTGGCGGAACACCTCGTTCACATCGCTGATGGCTCGGTCCAGAAGAACCTCAACACGAACTTGGTCGGCCAGCAAAATGTACTCGTCCCACCGAAGGAGATAGTCGATGCCTTCGATGCCCACGCTAGTGTCTGGTTCGCCAAAATGCGCCTGAACAGTCTTGAATCCCGCACCCTCGCCACCCTGCGCGACACGCTTCTACCCAAGCTCATGTCAGGTGAATTGCGAATACATAATGCCGATAAATTCCTCACCGAGGTGACAACATGA
- a CDS encoding restriction endonuclease: MTNVWCVRASGGKYTANYLKGGYAGVGADEIPFSLAHITSRDELYPLFKDAYSDVASPVVIGLWVGQMGRFLLEIQPGDYIITPAEDTEWFHYGLVQSAPLYIYWDGEDGCPYRHRRPVAWANDRKRRSEFSVPFQRTMTSMQSVFSVSQRDEFFQVIGRTDLVTTVSKSTYDPYAAVIEQILELDPTEFEILVGHLLTALGFEGSEVVGKTGDGGVDAIGELNASNLAKVKIFVQAKRYKQGTKISASAVRQLRQAIPFGGQGAFITTADFQSKAAEVATEQGFPRIGLINGRQLVDLLIEHWNDIPQDFQELLGLKPGLVLA; this comes from the coding sequence ATGACAAATGTTTGGTGTGTCCGGGCAAGCGGTGGAAAGTATACGGCAAATTATCTCAAAGGAGGATATGCTGGAGTTGGTGCGGACGAAATTCCATTTTCACTCGCTCATATAACATCTCGAGATGAGCTGTATCCACTTTTCAAGGATGCATATTCTGATGTTGCCAGTCCAGTAGTCATTGGACTGTGGGTGGGACAGATGGGCCGATTTCTACTCGAGATCCAACCTGGTGACTATATCATCACTCCTGCCGAAGACACAGAATGGTTTCATTATGGCCTCGTACAGTCTGCTCCACTGTACATCTACTGGGATGGGGAGGATGGTTGCCCGTATCGTCATCGCCGTCCCGTAGCATGGGCAAATGACCGTAAGCGCCGGAGTGAGTTCTCTGTTCCCTTCCAGCGTACAATGACATCGATGCAGAGTGTGTTTTCTGTATCCCAGAGAGATGAGTTCTTCCAAGTTATCGGTCGTACGGATCTCGTTACAACAGTGTCTAAGTCGACCTACGATCCATACGCCGCGGTCATCGAACAAATCCTCGAACTCGATCCAACTGAATTTGAAATCCTTGTCGGTCATCTTCTCACTGCGCTCGGATTCGAGGGGTCTGAAGTTGTTGGGAAAACGGGTGACGGTGGAGTTGACGCAATCGGCGAACTGAATGCATCAAACCTCGCGAAGGTGAAAATATTTGTTCAGGCCAAGCGGTATAAGCAGGGGACGAAAATCTCCGCGTCAGCAGTCAGGCAGCTCCGGCAGGCAATTCCATTTGGCGGTCAAGGCGCATTCATCACTACGGCAGATTTCCAGTCGAAGGCGGCAGAGGTTGCCACGGAGCAAGGCTTCCCACGCATCGGCCTCATTAATGGACGTCAGCTCGTCGACCTCCTCATCGAACACTGGAATGACATTCCACAGGATTTCCAGGAATTGCTTGGCTTGAAGCCCGGACTCGTGCTCGCATGA
- a CDS encoding type I restriction endonuclease subunit R translates to MTHFMTESVVEEATLQWLHGLGYDISYGPSIAVDGNTPERSDPLFRDVILEGRLRSSLQRLNPLLPQEALTEAFRKVTRQDFPSLLQRNHAMHRMLLDGVQVEYIRPDGSISGGLARIIDFDVPENNDWLAVNQFTVAEGQHTRRPDVVIFVNGLPLCVIELKNAADENATIWTAHQQLVTYQHQIPSLFNSNAVLVISDGIQARIGALGSGKEWFKPWRTIDGLGDAPSALTELQVMLQGVFERQRFLDLIHYFIVFEDSSSGGGGGSLTKKIAGYHQYHAVNIAVEETLRAALESERPIAAMERGTYMTRKRPGGEPGDRRVGVVWHTQGSGKSLTMAYYAGRIILHPAMENPTIVVLTDRNDLDDQLFGTFARCKDLLRQPPQQAEDRADLRSKLTVASGGVVFTTIQKFFPDEKGDRHPILSERRNIVVIADEAHRSQYDFIDGFARHMRDALPHASFVGFTGTPIELTDANTRAVFGDYISVYDIQRAVADGATVPIYYEGRLAKLDLSETERPHIDPDFEEATEGEEVEKKERLKSKWAQLEAIVGSEKRMRLVARDIVDHFENRLSVMNGKAMIVVMSRRIAIELYRELVSLRPEWHGEGDDTGTLKVVVTGSASDPLDWQDHIRNKSRREILATRFRDPKDHFQIVIVRDMWLTGFDAPSMHTMYVDKPMRGHGLMQAIARVNRVFKDKPGGLVVDYLGLADDLKNALATYTQAGGIGNTAIDQAAAVAVMLEKYEVCCGLFHGFDWHEYFTPDQIKRLTVLKQALEHILAQDDGKPRLLRTVTELSQAFALSVPHAETYKIRDDVGFFQNIRSVLAKSEPTDQKTDEELDFAIRQIVSKAITSDSVIDIFTAAGLKKPDISILSDEFLVEVRGMRQRNLTVELLERLLKGEIKTRGRHNIVQARSFAELLEQSLRRYQNRAIETAQVIEELIQLAKDMKAAAERGEKLGLTTDELAFYDALEANDSAVLELGDAILKQIARELVVKVRESVTIDWTIRENVRAQFRVIVKRILRKYGYPPDKQEKATQTVLEQAEVLSEGWIEVHTE, encoded by the coding sequence ATGACACACTTCATGACTGAATCAGTTGTTGAGGAAGCGACCTTGCAATGGCTGCATGGTCTGGGATACGATATCTCCTACGGTCCATCCATCGCAGTTGACGGCAACACTCCAGAGCGTTCAGATCCACTTTTCCGAGATGTCATTCTCGAAGGTCGGCTTCGGTCCTCGTTACAGCGATTGAATCCACTGCTGCCCCAGGAGGCACTCACCGAGGCATTCCGCAAGGTGACGCGGCAGGACTTCCCTTCACTTCTGCAGCGCAACCACGCCATGCATCGCATGCTCCTCGATGGAGTGCAGGTGGAGTACATCCGTCCTGATGGATCCATTTCCGGCGGATTGGCTCGCATTATCGACTTCGACGTCCCAGAGAACAATGACTGGCTCGCCGTCAACCAATTCACTGTGGCGGAAGGACAGCACACGCGCCGGCCGGATGTTGTGATCTTTGTAAATGGATTGCCACTCTGTGTCATTGAACTCAAGAACGCCGCGGACGAAAATGCCACAATCTGGACGGCACACCAACAGCTTGTCACGTACCAGCACCAGATCCCATCCCTGTTCAATTCTAATGCGGTTCTCGTCATCTCTGACGGCATCCAGGCACGCATTGGTGCACTGGGGTCGGGGAAGGAATGGTTCAAGCCCTGGCGCACGATAGACGGCCTTGGGGACGCGCCCTCTGCACTCACAGAATTGCAGGTCATGCTGCAGGGCGTTTTCGAGCGGCAGAGGTTTCTCGATCTCATCCACTACTTCATCGTGTTCGAGGATTCTTCCTCGGGCGGCGGCGGCGGGTCGCTCACAAAAAAAATTGCTGGGTATCACCAGTACCACGCCGTGAATATAGCGGTCGAGGAAACATTGCGTGCCGCCCTCGAAAGCGAGAGACCCATAGCCGCGATGGAGAGAGGCACATACATGACACGGAAACGCCCGGGTGGTGAACCGGGTGACAGGCGGGTCGGTGTCGTGTGGCACACACAGGGATCTGGCAAGAGTCTTACGATGGCGTATTACGCGGGGCGTATCATTCTTCATCCAGCAATGGAAAATCCCACCATCGTGGTCCTCACAGATCGTAATGATCTGGACGATCAACTCTTTGGCACTTTCGCTCGGTGCAAGGACCTGTTACGACAACCTCCTCAACAAGCAGAGGACAGGGCCGATCTCCGGTCAAAACTGACTGTCGCATCCGGGGGAGTGGTCTTCACCACGATACAGAAGTTCTTCCCGGATGAAAAAGGAGATCGCCACCCCATTCTCTCGGAACGCAGGAACATTGTTGTTATTGCAGATGAAGCACATCGGAGTCAATACGATTTCATCGACGGATTCGCACGACACATGAGGGATGCACTCCCACATGCCTCGTTCGTCGGATTCACCGGTACACCCATCGAATTGACAGATGCCAACACTCGTGCCGTATTTGGTGATTACATCAGTGTCTACGACATCCAGCGTGCCGTGGCTGATGGTGCGACCGTACCCATCTATTACGAGGGGCGGCTCGCCAAACTAGACCTTAGTGAAACAGAGCGGCCACATATCGATCCTGATTTCGAGGAGGCAACAGAAGGTGAAGAGGTCGAGAAGAAGGAGCGGCTGAAGAGCAAGTGGGCGCAGTTGGAGGCAATTGTCGGATCAGAGAAGCGCATGCGGCTCGTCGCACGCGACATTGTGGACCATTTTGAGAACCGCCTGTCCGTCATGAATGGCAAGGCGATGATCGTTGTCATGAGCCGCAGGATCGCGATCGAACTCTATCGTGAACTCGTCTCTCTTAGGCCCGAGTGGCATGGCGAGGGAGATGACACTGGGACGCTCAAGGTGGTAGTAACTGGATCTGCATCAGATCCACTAGACTGGCAGGATCACATTCGCAACAAGTCGAGACGCGAGATACTTGCCACACGATTCCGCGATCCCAAGGATCATTTCCAGATCGTCATTGTTCGCGACATGTGGCTTACTGGATTTGATGCTCCAAGTATGCATACCATGTACGTCGACAAACCCATGCGTGGACATGGACTCATGCAGGCCATAGCACGCGTGAATCGTGTGTTTAAGGACAAACCGGGCGGACTAGTCGTAGACTACCTCGGTCTGGCAGATGACCTGAAGAATGCACTTGCCACCTACACGCAAGCCGGTGGGATTGGAAATACGGCAATCGATCAAGCCGCTGCAGTTGCAGTGATGCTGGAGAAATATGAAGTATGCTGTGGTCTATTTCATGGATTCGACTGGCATGAGTACTTCACTCCAGATCAGATCAAACGACTGACTGTCTTGAAACAAGCCCTGGAACATATTCTCGCCCAGGATGATGGGAAGCCACGGCTCTTGAGAACTGTGACTGAATTGTCGCAAGCATTCGCCCTCTCTGTCCCACACGCGGAAACATACAAGATCCGGGATGATGTCGGATTCTTCCAGAACATCCGGTCCGTGCTCGCCAAGTCCGAACCCACAGATCAAAAAACCGATGAGGAACTAGATTTCGCTATCCGCCAGATTGTCTCAAAGGCCATCACGTCTGACTCAGTCATCGACATCTTTACTGCTGCTGGACTCAAGAAGCCAGATATCTCCATCTTGTCCGATGAATTCCTCGTAGAAGTGCGAGGGATGCGTCAGCGAAATCTTACCGTTGAACTCCTCGAACGACTACTCAAAGGAGAGATCAAGACAAGAGGTCGCCATAACATCGTGCAAGCAAGGTCATTCGCAGAGTTGCTGGAACAATCCCTCCGCCGCTACCAGAATCGCGCGATTGAGACGGCACAGGTGATCGAAGAACTCATTCAGCTCGCCAAAGACATGAAGGCAGCAGCTGAACGTGGAGAAAAACTGGGACTCACGACCGACGAGCTTGCCTTCTATGATGCACTGGAAGCCAATGACAGTGCCGTCCTCGAACTTGGAGACGCAATACTCAAACAAATCGCTCGAGAGCTCGTCGTGAAGGTTCGAGAAAGTGTCACCATCGACTGGACGATCAGGGAGAACGTCCGCGCCCAGTTCCGCGTAATTGTCAAACGTATCCTGCGGAAGTACGGCTATCCGCCCGACAAGCAGGAGAAAGCTACACAGACAGTCCTGGAGCAGGCAGAAGTGCTGTCGGAGGGGTGGATCGAAGTACATACCGAATGA
- a CDS encoding ATP-binding protein: MKTPSPYWVIDSAEKDLVAKIHNSESSGEVAETTLRTDERVIARVTDGIYRRPGSAIRELISNAYDADATRVVIKTDAPRFDRITVEDNGHGMSPEVLAHMIFHIGGSAKRSKEGQSLGVAAADSQFHSPGGRRLIGKIGIGLFSVSQLTRTFQVITKVEGDNFRTIATIVLKQYADDPIEGLPLGEKRYESGRVNIWREFASDVDSHGTTIVLTSIRPQAKDTLRSRDTWAAIEQSERSDDSDSSSILTPPRFHIGRVSSDERLLKRAGTYYSSLPWDKNDDPEVAFSKLVQAVWDEIGPSGPNPKLERIFDNYLQMVWQLALSIPLPYVDRHLFDLEPKGLANVYELSNQPKEVATPVSFKKGQTIRERLALMDPAGSIGRFDIWFDEIKLARPLKFEKLPESRGALTTPLVFIGKLRETFEKIPREFSGGPLEFEAYLFWTPKIAPTEHQGALVRIHGSSGTLFDSTFLRYQTAELIRLRQITCEIFVQEGLEGALNIDRESFNASHPHSVFITKWLHQALLQLTNTQKKLAHEARQRTRDASKDLAVSGIQQVALDVWMKESGDFDSIPPQIEFTDSEAKARTGSDIYVFSRTAVIPEGKKILTQKQRAHEAILEEKLKSIAQVLAAYGLLDSLNKSKQEGLLRATYKILTAPEE; the protein is encoded by the coding sequence ATGAAAACGCCATCACCATATTGGGTTATCGATTCTGCCGAGAAGGATCTTGTTGCTAAAATTCACAATAGTGAAAGTAGCGGTGAAGTCGCCGAGACTACTTTACGGACAGATGAAAGAGTAATCGCACGAGTTACCGATGGCATTTATCGCCGCCCAGGGTCAGCAATCCGTGAATTGATCTCGAACGCCTATGACGCAGATGCAACTAGAGTCGTGATCAAGACCGATGCCCCACGTTTCGATCGAATTACTGTTGAAGATAACGGCCATGGCATGAGCCCTGAAGTGTTGGCTCACATGATTTTCCACATCGGGGGAAGTGCCAAAAGGAGTAAGGAAGGACAATCCCTTGGTGTTGCGGCAGCTGATAGTCAGTTTCACAGTCCGGGTGGCCGCCGTTTGATTGGAAAAATTGGGATTGGATTGTTTTCCGTCTCACAACTTACACGTACATTCCAAGTTATAACTAAGGTTGAGGGAGACAATTTTCGTACAATCGCGACAATTGTACTAAAGCAATACGCTGACGATCCTATCGAAGGCCTCCCGCTGGGCGAAAAAAGGTATGAATCTGGAAGGGTCAATATTTGGCGAGAATTTGCGAGCGATGTTGATTCACATGGTACGACAATTGTCCTGACAAGTATAAGGCCACAAGCCAAGGATACGCTTCGAAGCCGAGATACATGGGCAGCAATCGAACAGTCTGAACGGTCCGACGACTCGGATAGTAGTTCAATCTTGACACCGCCTCGATTTCATATTGGCCGCGTCTCCTCTGATGAACGGCTATTAAAAAGGGCAGGCACGTATTATTCCTCACTGCCTTGGGATAAAAATGATGACCCAGAAGTAGCATTCAGTAAGCTTGTGCAGGCGGTCTGGGACGAAATTGGTCCATCAGGCCCGAATCCAAAACTTGAGAGGATCTTTGACAACTATCTCCAAATGGTGTGGCAGTTGGCTCTGTCCATTCCTCTTCCCTATGTGGACCGACATCTTTTCGACCTCGAACCCAAAGGTTTAGCTAATGTTTACGAGCTTTCAAATCAGCCGAAAGAGGTTGCAACACCTGTTTCCTTCAAAAAAGGGCAAACTATCCGAGAGCGATTAGCACTCATGGATCCAGCCGGCTCAATTGGCCGCTTTGATATCTGGTTTGATGAAATAAAACTTGCCCGTCCGCTCAAGTTCGAAAAACTCCCCGAGAGTCGAGGTGCGTTAACTACACCGCTGGTGTTCATCGGTAAGCTGAGAGAAACTTTTGAGAAAATACCTAGAGAATTTAGTGGCGGTCCTTTGGAGTTTGAGGCGTACTTGTTTTGGACGCCGAAGATAGCACCTACTGAACACCAAGGAGCATTAGTCAGAATTCATGGATCGAGCGGGACTCTTTTCGATTCAACATTCTTGCGTTACCAGACTGCTGAACTGATAAGGTTGAGACAAATTACCTGTGAGATCTTTGTTCAGGAGGGCTTAGAGGGCGCTCTGAACATTGATCGTGAATCGTTCAATGCATCCCACCCACATTCTGTATTCATAACAAAATGGCTTCACCAAGCACTTTTACAACTCACGAACACTCAGAAAAAGCTAGCGCACGAAGCTCGGCAACGAACCCGAGACGCAAGCAAGGATTTGGCGGTCTCAGGCATCCAGCAAGTAGCGTTAGATGTTTGGATGAAGGAATCAGGAGACTTTGATTCAATACCACCCCAGATAGAGTTTACAGACTCGGAAGCAAAAGCGAGAACTGGAAGCGATATATATGTTTTTAGTCGCACTGCTGTTATTCCTGAAGGCAAAAAGATTCTGACTCAGAAACAGCGTGCTCACGAGGCAATTCTTGAGGAGAAACTTAAGTCGATTGCCCAAGTGCTCGCTGCTTATGGATTGCTCGACTCTCTCAATAAGAGCAAGCAAGAGGGGCTTCTTCGTGCAACCTATAAAATTCTTACAGCACCTGAGGAATGA
- a CDS encoding DNA cytosine methyltransferase — MLLHNQDIGTSRRRTTTQHNGEEDGIAQKSGPSDAALPKIVSLFSGAGGLDLGFRQQGFIIPLAIDFTAAAIKTHQRNFQETHGVIADLVKLGPIGVLARVTSRIPRGERIGIIGGPPCQGFSRGNQNSRTDDPRNELPSLYIQIVRYLRQHYSVDFVVFENVLGMKDKKHLPTFHALLKDLKGLQFDVTENELCSLDFGVPQNRRRLILTAMRSDLACELPAPKKRKGPATVSDAIAGLPDPVFFTRGLTASEFPVHPNHWTMKPKSSRFTNPATTVGGRSFRRLAWDRPSPTIAFGHREIHVHPDGQRRLSIYEAMVLQGFPKSFVLEGNLSEQVSQISNAVPPPMANSIAEAVKVALKKAN, encoded by the coding sequence ATGCTTCTTCACAACCAAGACATCGGTACCAGTAGACGGCGAACCACGACACAACACAACGGCGAGGAAGATGGTATCGCCCAAAAATCAGGACCTTCGGATGCCGCTCTTCCGAAGATTGTAAGCCTCTTTTCTGGGGCAGGCGGTCTAGATCTGGGATTTCGCCAGCAAGGTTTTATCATACCTCTCGCAATCGATTTCACCGCTGCTGCAATCAAGACGCACCAACGAAATTTTCAGGAAACGCACGGAGTAATTGCCGATTTGGTAAAACTTGGGCCGATCGGTGTTCTAGCCCGTGTTACTTCAAGGATTCCACGAGGGGAACGAATAGGTATCATCGGAGGTCCCCCATGCCAGGGCTTCTCTCGAGGAAACCAAAATTCTCGAACCGATGATCCACGCAATGAACTACCTTCTCTCTACATCCAAATCGTTCGGTACCTCAGGCAGCACTACTCGGTTGATTTTGTCGTGTTTGAGAACGTTCTCGGAATGAAAGACAAGAAGCACTTACCAACCTTTCATGCACTTTTAAAAGATCTCAAAGGCCTGCAATTCGACGTAACTGAGAACGAACTGTGTTCCTTGGATTTCGGTGTGCCGCAGAATCGGAGGCGGCTCATTCTAACAGCAATGCGGAGTGATCTGGCTTGCGAACTCCCGGCTCCGAAAAAGCGGAAGGGACCTGCGACGGTTAGTGACGCCATCGCCGGGCTGCCGGACCCAGTGTTTTTTACCCGTGGACTTACAGCGAGTGAATTCCCGGTTCATCCAAATCATTGGACGATGAAGCCGAAGTCTTCGCGATTCACAAATCCGGCGACTACAGTTGGCGGCCGAAGTTTCAGAAGACTCGCCTGGGATAGGCCGAGTCCTACAATCGCCTTTGGCCATCGTGAAATCCATGTTCATCCAGATGGGCAACGACGGCTGAGTATTTACGAGGCGATGGTGCTACAAGGATTCCCAAAGAGTTTTGTGCTCGAAGGTAACCTCTCTGAACAAGTTTCACAGATCTCGAATGCCGTCCCGCCTCCAATGGCAAATAGTATTGCTGAAGCGGTGAAGGTTGCACTAAAGAAAGCCAATTAA